The window AGCCgcaacaacaaccgcaacaacagccactacaacaaccacaacaacaaccgctacaacaaccgcaacaacaaccactacaacaaccgcaacaacaacaaccacaacaacaaccgcaacaacaaccacatcaacaaccgcaacaacaaccacatcaacaaccacaacaacaacaaccacaacaacaacaaccgcaacaacaaccactacaacaaccgcaacaacaaccactacaacaaccacatcaacaaccacaacaacaaccacaacaaccacaacaacaaccgcaacaacaacaacaaccacatcaacaaccacaacaacaacaacaaccgcaacaacaaccgcaacaacaaccactacaacagccgcaacaacaaccactataacaaccacaacaacaaccacaacaacagccacaacaacaaccactacaacaaccgcaacaacaaccactacaacaaccgcaacaacaaccactacaacaaccgcaacaacaacaaccacaacaacaaccacaacaacaaccactacaacaaccgcaacaacaaccacaacaacaaccacaacaaccacaacaacaacaaccgcaacaacaaccacaacaacaaccgcaacaacaaccactacaacaaccgcaacaacaaccactacaacaaccacaacaaccacaacaacaaccactacaacaaccgcaacaacaaccacatcaacaacaacacaacaacaacaacaaccacaacaaccacaacaacaaccgcaacaacaaccactacaacagccgcaacaacaaccactacaacaaccacaacaacaaccgcaacaacaaccacaacaacaaccgcaacaacaaccactacaacaaccgcaacaacaaccactacaacaaccgcaacaacaaccactacaacaaccgcaacaacaacaaccacaacaacaaccaacaacaaccactacaacaaccgcaacaacaaccacatcaacaaccacaacaaccacaacaacaaccacaacaacaacaaccgcaacaccaaccactacaacaaccacacaacaaccacatcaacaaccacaacaacaaccactacaacaaccgcaacaacaaccacatcaacaaccacaacaacaacaacaaccgcaacaaccgcagccactacaacaaccacaacaacaaccgctACAAcaaccaacaacacaacaaccacacaacaacaacaacaaccgcaacaacaactacaacaacaaccacatcaacaaccacaacaacaacaaccacaacaaccacatcaacaaccacaacaacaaccgcaacaacaaccacatcaacaacaacaacaacaactgcaacaacaaccacatcaacaacaacaaccgcaacaaccaccacaacaaccacgacaaccacaacaacaacaaccgcaacaacaaccactacaacaaccgcaacaacaaccactacaacaaccgcaacaacaaccactacaacaaccacatcaacaaccacaacaacaaccacaacaaccacaacaacaacaacaacaaccacatcaacaaccacaacaacaacaacaacaacaacaaccgcaacaacaaccactacaacagccgcaacaacaaccactataacaaccacaacaacaaccgcaacaacaaccacaacaacaaccgcaacaacaaccactacaacaaccgcaacaacaaccactacaacaaccgcaacaacaaccactacaacaaccgcaacaacaacaaccacaacaacaaccacaacaacaaccactacaacaaccgcaacaacaaccacatcaacaaccacaacaaccacaacaacaaccacaacaacaacaaccgcaacaacaaccactacaacaaccgcaacaacaaccactacaacaaccgcaataacaaccactacaacaaccacaacaaccacaacaacaaccactacaacaaccgcaacaacaaccacatcaacaaccacaacaacaacaacaaccacaacaaccacaacaacaaccgcaacaacaaccactacaacagccgcaacaacaaccactacaacaaccacaacaacaaccgcaacaacaaccacaacaacaaccgcaacaacaaccactacaacaaccgcaacaacaaccactacaacaaccgcaacaacaaccgcaacaacaacaaccacaacaacaaccgcaacaacaaccactacaacaaccgcaacaacaaccacatcaacaaccacaacaaccacaacaacaaccacaacaaccacaacaacaacaacagcaacaccaaccactacaacaaccacaacaacaaccactacaacaaccacaacaacaacaaccacaacaacaacaaccacaacaaccacaacaacaaccactacaacaaccgcaacaacaaccacatcaacaaccacaacaacaaccacaacaacaaccgcaacaacaaccatgacaaccacaacaaccacatcaacaaccacaacaacaaccgcaacaacaaccacaacaacaaccacaacaacaaccacatcaacaacaacaacaaccgcaacaacaactacaacaacaaccacatcaacaaccacaacaacaaccgcaacaacaaccacatcaacaacaacaacaacaactgcaacaacaaccacatcaacaacaacaaccgcaacaaccaccacaacaaccacgacaacaaccacaacaacaactgcaacaacaactgcaacaacaacaaaccgcaacaacaactacaaccgcaacaacaaccacaaaaacaacaacaacaacaacagccgcAACAACAActgcaacaacaaccacaacaaccgcGACAACAACAACTGCGACAACAACCTCGAAAACAACCACgacaacaaccgcaacaacaactgcaacaacaaccacaacaacaacaatcgcaacaaccacaacaacatccacaacaacaactgcgacaacaactacaacaataaccacaacaacaacaacaaccacaataaCAACCGCGACAACATTCACAACAACAATATCACTGCTTTTAAATGAACTGTTGAACTTGGTcaacagtaaacagtaaacaaaCACAGGAGAACAACAGCACCTGCAACTGTTTATGTGTGcgagtgtttgtttgtgtgtgccgTGTCCAGTAGGAGTTTGTTTTCCCCACACGATCCAAATGGTATATTTGTGGAACAGCTGCAGTAAAGCCAAGCTGTGTTTACTCATGTTGGGTTTGGCACATTTCTACATATCATTATCAGTGTCCGGTATTAATCACTTCAAAATGGTTTGAATTTCCTCATGAAAGACCAGAAGGCCGAAGAATGATCCTATCCTCTCGGATAATATGAATCTTCTTGTTTCAGAAATATCTGTTCAGATATGAGATTAGATATACTTGACTGTCTGTTgttcacagacatacacacaattTCATGAAGACGACTATCTATTAACACAGCCACAGAAAATAAGCAGGCTCTTGAAAAGGAACTGAAAGAGCTTCAACAAGACCAGCAGGAAAGCTTAGTTCAATTGAAAATCACTCGTCATGCTCGTTTAAAAAAAAGAGGAGACTGCTGTCAAGAATAATATTTATCTTTGtcgtgttcagtgtgtgtgtgtgtgttctgttagtAGCCTAGCACTTCCATTCATACATTCTTTGCGTTGTGTGGTTTGCCATGGTGATTCCCCAGCTGTTAATGCTTGTAGCACAGCACATGCTGCTGCCTGTTACATGCCAGGAGACACACAACACCCAAGTGCATGTTGGGAGCACGGCATGCTGTAATCCTGGGCATAAACACTGCAACAAAACACACGAGAGGCAACACACTCTGATTCCAAATAAACGTGGCATTGTTTAACCAGCTACTGGGAAGATGGTGGGAAGACGCGCTtcgcgcacgcacgcgcacgcacgcacgcacgcacgcacgcacgcacacacacacacacacacacacacacacacacacacacacacacacacacacacacacacacacacacacacacacacacacagccttcatcaACAAAGCAGAGTAGCTTTACTCCCTGTGAGAAAACATGGACACAAGCATTTTGTTGTGTATTCTTCTCCCTTCAGTGAACATGTTCACATTGGCCTCTCAACCGTCTCAGAACCCAGTGAAATTACATCACAGGTCTGCTCTAGTCACAGGTCCTGAGCTCTAGTCACAGGTCCTGAGCTCACTCGCAGGCTCTGCTCACCACAGGTCCTGAGCACTACTCACAGGTCCTGAGCTCTACTCACAGGTCCTGAGCTCCTCACAGGTTCTGAGCTCTACTCACAGGTCCTGAGCTCTACTCACAGGTCCTGAGCTCTACTCGCAGGTCCTGAGCTCTACTCACAGGTCCTGAGCTCTACTCACAGGTCCTGAGCTCTACTCACAGGTCCTGAGCTCTACTCACACAGGTTCTGAGCTCTACTCACAGGTCCTGAGCTCTACTCACAGGTCCTGAGCTCTACTCACAGGTCCTGAGCTCTACTCACAGGTCCTGAGCTCTACTCACAGGTTCTGAGCTCTACTCACAGGTCCTGAGCTCTACTCACAGGTCCTGAGCTCTTACTCACAGGTCCTGAGCTCTACTCACAGGTCCTGAGCTCTACTCACAGGTCCTGAGCTCTACTCACAGGTCCTGAGCTCTACTCACAGGTCCTGAGCTCACTCACAGGTCCTGAGCTCTACTCACAGGTTCTGAGCTCTACTCACGGGTTCTGAGGTTGCTGTGGGAATAGGGTtgactcccaaatggcaccctattccctttatagtgcactactactcaaaagtatatagggattagggtatAATTTGGGAAGCAACCAACATCTGACGGAGTGTAGTCATTGGGCGGCAAAGTGCAGTCTAGGGGGATTATGGGTAGAAGGCGAGAAGCAGCAGGCAGCTAGCTATCTGACCGTGGCGGGGCTGCTGGGCCGCGGGGCGTTCACGAGGAGTGAAGGGTAACATCTTCCATCCTGTCTGAATTTCCTGCTCTGTGAATCATGAGTCCCTGGAGACAGAAggcagcctagtctattcactgagggtAGCAGACAGCTAgtcctattgactgaggtagcagacagcctagtccactcactgaggtagcagacagcctagtctattcactgaggtagcagacagcccaTTCACTGAcatagcagacagcctagtctattcactgaggtagcagacagcctagtccactcactgaggtagcagacagcccaTTCACTGacgtagcagacagcctagtctattcactgaggtagcagacagcctagtctattgactgaggtagcagacagcctagtctattcactgaggtagcagacagcctagtctattcactgaggtagcagacagcctagtctattcactgaggtagcagacagcctagtctattcactcaggtagcagacagcctagtctattcactgaggtagcagacagcctagtctattgactgaggtagcagacagcatagtctattgactgaggtagcagacagcctagtctattgactgaggtagcagacagcatagtctattgactgaggtagcagacagcctagtctattcactgaggtagcagacagcctagtccactcactgaggtagcagacagcctagtctattcactgaggtagcagacagcctagtctattcactgacatagcagacagcctagtctattcactgaggtagcagacagcctagtctattcactgaggaagcagacagcctagtctattgactgaggtagcagacagcctagtctattgactgaggtagcagacagcctagtctattcactgaggtagcagacagcctagtctattcactgaggtagaaGACAGCCTAGTCcactcactgaggtagcagacagcctagtctattcactgaggtagcagacagcctagtctattcactgaggtagcagacagcctagtccactcactgaggtagcagacagcctagtctattcactgaggtagcagacagcccattcactgaggtagcagacagcctagtccactcactgaggtagcagacagcctagtctattcactgaggtagcagacagcctagtctattgactgaggtagcagacagcctagtctattcactgaggtagaagacagcctagtctattcactgaggtagcagacagcctagtctattcactgaggtagcagacagcctagtccactcactgaggtagcagacagcctagtctattcactgaggtagcagacagcctagtccactcactgaggtagcagacagcctagtctattcactgaggtagcagacagcctagtccactcactgaggtagcagacagcccaTTCACTGACGTAGCAGACAGcttagtctattcactgaggtagcagacagcccattcactgaggtagcagacagcctagtccactcactgaggtagcagacagcctagtctattcactgaggtagcagacagcctagtctattgacAGAGGTAGCAGACGGCCTAGTCcactcactgaggtagcagacagcctagtccattcactgaggtagcagacagcctagtctaatcactg is drawn from Oncorhynchus masou masou isolate Uvic2021 unplaced genomic scaffold, UVic_Omas_1.1 unplaced_scaffold_6378, whole genome shotgun sequence and contains these coding sequences:
- the LOC135536576 gene encoding GATA zinc finger domain-containing protein 14-like, coding for NNNHNNNHYNNRNNNHINNHNNHNNNHNNNNRNNNHYNNRNNNHYNNRNNNHYNNHNNHNNNHYNNRNNNHINNHNNNNNHNNHNNNRNNNHYNSRNNNHYNNHNNNRNNNHNNNRNNNHYNNRNNNHYNNRNNNRNNNNHNNNRNNNHYNNRNNNHINNHNNH